Within the Abditibacteriaceae bacterium genome, the region TCGGGCGTTGGGTGAGTCGGTGACGAGGCTTTGGCCGGACGCGGCGCTCACGGTGACAGCGGGCGGCGCAGGCGGCACGGCGACCGTATTTTCAAACACGAAGCAATACACCGAACCGGGCGGCATCGAGAAATCGACCGTACTTTGCACGTTGACATAACTCGTGTCGGCAGTTTCCCGAATCAGGTACCTGTCGATGTTGTTGACGCGCGGGTTGCCGGTGAGACGGCGCAGCGTCGTGCGTCCTGCCGAAGAAAAGGGCAGGCGCAGGCGCGTCGGAATTGTGTTTTTCAAGTCGCGCGACAACACGAACACGGTGTAGTTGGTGTTGTCCTTGAAAGCATAGGTTTGAATGAGCGGGATATGGCGTTGATTGACGTTTTCTGTCGGGCGCACCACGTCGGTGGCCGGGCTTTTCAGCGTTTGCGTCACGACCATCGCGCCGTTCGCGTAGCGATTCCGCATTTGCAACGCGCTCCACGAAGGATATGGATGCCCGCCGCGCGAAACCAGAGCGTGCGAAGCCCAGTTCTGGCCGTGCGAAAACGTGAAGTAGTTTTGCGCGGTGTAGCCAACGAGCGAGTTGAACAGCAGCATATCAAGCGTGCAAACGCCTGCCGCGAGCGATTTTCCATATTGTTCCTGCACCGGCGAAAACGGCTCGCCGCCACTAGGGAGCGAATAACTGGGGCCGCTCTCGTAAACCATCAGTTCATACGGAAAGCCTTTGGCCGCCAGAGCGTCGCGGGTGCGCGCATGCTGGGCGTGCATCGGAATCGAATCGTAGGCGGGAAAAAGCAGCGTATCCTGAAAACCGGCATCGTTGAGCGTGCTTCCGCCCACGAAAATGCCACGCTCCCAGCCTCCAACATAAGCCGTTGTATCGACCGCCTGCGCGACAGGTGCGTTTTTGCGCGCGGTTTGGCCGAAGCCGTTTTCATCGGTTTGAATCACCCAACCGTTCAGGATGAGATCGAACTTTGCGGGCTGGTAGAACGCGCTCGATTTGGCTTTGGAATAAAAATACTGCGCGTATTTGCCGTAGGTTTCGGCGTCGAACGCCCAGGGGCCAAACATCGGGTTCCACGCTTCGTTGCAGAATTCGAGACGGATTTTGGGAAACACGCTTGTCCAGGGCGCGCTTTGTCCCTGCTGCACGCGCTTCCATGCATACGGCCTAGATTGCGGCGTATCGCCCGCCGCCGCGCTGTAAGGGGCAGCCAGATATTCAATGAGCTGGCGCCATTCGTCTTCGTTGATTTGCCCACCGACAACCAGCCAGGGCGTGCCACCAACCTGCTGCGCCGCGCGCAGGACGGTGGGCAGCTTGTTTTCTGAAAGCGCCTGCGAACCGTAATTGATGTCCCAACCGACGGTGGCAATCTCCGCTTCGTCTGTCCAAGTCGCCAGCGTTTGACTGGCATTGAACGAACCAAAAGTACGCATCGAACCAATTTTGAAATTCCGTAAATTGGTGATCTCACGCGGATCGGGCGCAAAGGGCGCATAGGCTGCATCGTAAAGCGCAATATTATCGGCCCACACGGTGCCAGGGCCGTTGAAAACCAGCTGCATTTCCGAAACGACGCCTTCCGTCGGCCAAGCGGGGGCCACGAAATCGAACGAATACTTTGTCCAGGTGGAGGTTGTGTTCCATGTGTGGCTGATGTCGCTGTAATTGGAAGTCAGGCGCAGTGTCACGGTGGAGTTTTGGAGGCCGTAGGATTTGAGCCACACCGAAGCGCAATACGTTTTGCCCGCTTCGAGCGTGGGATAATAGCCCTGATTGGCATCGGCGAACTGCGCGCCTGTCGTGCGGCAAATGAATTCGCCCGCTCCGGTCGCTCTTAATTTCAGGCTGGAACGCCCGCCATTGGCCGGCGGGACAGTGCTGCCGTCGCGCACGACCGAACCGGGCGCTGTGCTGTCGCTGTTGCGTGCCCACGGGTTGGAGCCCCACGTCAGACGGCTGGCCATGCGACTGATGGGCGGGTTGGTCCAGGTGATATTCAGAAACAGCGTATCGCCCGCCAGAATAGGCGCGCCGTCTGTTGTGAGCGTCAGCTCGCCCGTCGTCGCCGAATGTGTGGCGATTGTGGCGCGACGCACCAGACTCGGGCCATTCGTTCCCATACGATAGATAAAAGCATTAGCGCCGTTGAGAAAACCATCTCGGATGGTGTCGAAGATATCGGCATTATTCACCACGAACGAAGTGGTGCCGCCACGCGTGATGTCGAAGCGATAACGAAAGTTCGTCGGCTCCATGCTGTTGTCGAGATAGCGCGGCTTGTTGATTTCCAGTTGCAAATGTGCGCCAAACCGTTCGGGTTTGGGCGCTGCAATCACATCGGTAATCGCAATCTGGGCGAGCGGCGCGGGCGTTGGTGTCGGCGTTGTCTGCGCCGCGACGCCGCGCGCCAGCCACGCGCCTATGAGCACAGCAGTCAAGCGGCAAAGCATCAGATGTTTCATAAAACTCCCTGTGCCTCCAATCGCGCTTTCAACCTTTCTGCGGTGGACGCCAACTCTGTCCTTCCTCATCGCGTTCACGGCTTGAGAAAAAGAACGATTTTCCCAGGGCGTATCGGCATGCGCCCGTCCGAAAGTACGGTCGACTTCGACCGTACTTTGGCCTTAACATTCTCTTCGGTATACTGCACGGGCTTATGCCAAATAGAAACCTCCCCACCCGCGAAGATATTCGCAATCTGGCCATTGTGGCCCACGTCGATCACGGCAAGACAACGCTTGTCGATACCATGCTGCAACAGGCGCACACATTCCGCGCCAATCAGGAAGTCCGCGACCGCGTCATGGACTCGATGGACCTGGAACGCGAGCGCGGCATCACCATCATGGCGAAGAACGCCGCGATGCGCCTCGAACTCGACGGCAAAGAATACAAGATCAACATTATCGACACGCCCGGACACAGCGACTTCGGTGGCGAAGTCGAACGCGTGTTGAAGATGGCCGACGGCATTTTGTTGCTCGTCGATGCCGCCGAAGGCGTTTTGCCCCAGACCCGTTTCGTGCTTTCCAAAGCGCTGGAAGCGAACCTAGCGCCGATTATCGTTGTCAACAAAATCGACCGCGACGATCAGCGCGCCGCCGCTGTTTTGGACGAAATCTACGGCTTGTTCATCGACCTCGACGCCAACGAAGAACAACTGGACTTCCCGGTTGTTTATGCGATTGGCCGCGACGGCATTGCTAAGATGAGCATGGAAGAAGAAGGCACCGACTTGATGCCGCTCTTCCGCACCATCATCGACCATGTGCCGCCGCCGAAAGCCGACGTTTCCGCGCCGCTTTCCGTTCTCGTCACCAACATCGACTACAACGACTATGTTGGACGATTGGCGATTGGCCGCATCTTTACCGGCGAAATCAAGCAGGCACAGGAAGCCGTGATTTGTAAAATCGACGGCACCTTCCAGAATTTCAAAGTCACGCAGTTGTTCGGCTTTGAAGGACTTGGCCGCACGCCGATCGAAAGCGCAGCAGCGGGCGACATCGTCGCACTCGCGGGCGTCGAAGGCATCAACATCGGCGAGACCATTGCTGAAGGCGACAACCCGGTTGCCCTACCTCCGATCATCATTGATGAGCCGACGATTTCAATGAACTTCGCGGCTAACACCTCGCCATTCGCCGGACGCGACGGCAAATACGTCACGGGCCGCCACGTGCGCGACCGTTTGATGAAAGAAACGCTGGGCAACGTTTCGATTCGCGTTGAGCCAACCGAAAACCCCGATGTATTCAAAGTTTCCGGACGCGGCGAATTGCAGCTTGCGATTATTATCGAAACCCTGCGCCGCGAAGGCTACGAGCTGCAAATCTCGAAGCCGCAGGTTGTCACCAAGGAAGAGAACGGCGTTGTTTTAGAGCCGATCGAGCACGTTTTCGTGGACTGCCCCGATACATTCATCGGCGTTGTCACCGAAGCGCTCGGCTATCGCAAAGGCACCATGATGAAAATGAGCAATCACGGTGGCGGGCGCGTGCGCTTGGAATTTGAAGTTCCTTCGCGCGGTCTTATCGGCTTCCGCAACGAATTCCTCACCGACACCAAAGGCATGGGCCTGATTAACACCTTGTTCGCGCGCTTCCAGCCGTGGATGGGGCCGATTCCCCAGCGTCCCAACGGCGCGTTGGTCGCCGACCGCAGCGGCCCGGTTACGGGTTTCGCCATCGGCAACCTGCAAGAGCGCGGCACGATTTTCGTCGAGCCAACGCAACAGGTCTACGAAGGCATGGTTATCGGCGAGAACGCCCGCGAAAACGACTTGAATGTGAACATCTGCAAAGAAAAAGCGCAGACTAACATTCGTTCGTCCACCTCGGACATCGCCACCAAGCTGATTCCGCCGCGTTTGATGTCGCTTGAGCAATCGCTCGAATGGATCAACGACGACGAGTTGGTAGAAGCCACGCCCAAAGCGATTCGCATTCGCAAGAAGGAATTGCAGGGCAACAAGCGCGGCAAGTAATTGCAAAAAGAGTACGGTCGATTTCGACCGTACTTCTTTTTTGATTTTAT harbors:
- the typA gene encoding translational GTPase TypA, which encodes MPNRNLPTREDIRNLAIVAHVDHGKTTLVDTMLQQAHTFRANQEVRDRVMDSMDLERERGITIMAKNAAMRLELDGKEYKINIIDTPGHSDFGGEVERVLKMADGILLLVDAAEGVLPQTRFVLSKALEANLAPIIVVNKIDRDDQRAAAVLDEIYGLFIDLDANEEQLDFPVVYAIGRDGIAKMSMEEEGTDLMPLFRTIIDHVPPPKADVSAPLSVLVTNIDYNDYVGRLAIGRIFTGEIKQAQEAVICKIDGTFQNFKVTQLFGFEGLGRTPIESAAAGDIVALAGVEGINIGETIAEGDNPVALPPIIIDEPTISMNFAANTSPFAGRDGKYVTGRHVRDRLMKETLGNVSIRVEPTENPDVFKVSGRGELQLAIIIETLRREGYELQISKPQVVTKEENGVVLEPIEHVFVDCPDTFIGVVTEALGYRKGTMMKMSNHGGGRVRLEFEVPSRGLIGFRNEFLTDTKGMGLINTLFARFQPWMGPIPQRPNGALVADRSGPVTGFAIGNLQERGTIFVEPTQQVYEGMVIGENARENDLNVNICKEKAQTNIRSSTSDIATKLIPPRLMSLEQSLEWINDDELVEATPKAIRIRKKELQGNKRGK